A single genomic interval of Methylocystis sp. IM3 harbors:
- the dapF gene encoding diaminopimelate epimerase produces MPHPLDNRPILRMNGAGNEILVLDLRGLDHVLAPQEARAIAAAPGLRFDQLMALHDPRAPGDDAFMRIYNVDGSLSGACGNGTRCVAYALAREGKERLALATDAGRIETRREGETVFTVDMGEPRLDWREIPLARAADTRAVALEPPVPGAPSQFSAVSMGNPHAVFFVPDARAVSLETLGPALETHPIFPERANISFAQIVAPDDILLRVWERGTGATKACGSAACATLVAAARAGSSARRARLRLPGGDLHVEWRADNHVMMTGPVEFEFEARLTTALFEGTAA; encoded by the coding sequence ATGCCGCATCCGCTCGACAATCGCCCCATCCTGCGCATGAATGGCGCGGGCAATGAAATTCTGGTGCTCGACCTGCGCGGGCTCGACCATGTGCTCGCGCCCCAGGAGGCGCGCGCCATCGCCGCAGCGCCGGGCCTGCGCTTCGACCAGCTCATGGCGCTGCACGATCCGCGCGCGCCGGGCGACGACGCCTTCATGCGCATCTACAATGTCGACGGCTCGCTCTCCGGCGCCTGCGGCAATGGAACGCGCTGCGTCGCCTATGCTCTGGCGCGCGAGGGGAAGGAACGGCTGGCGCTCGCCACCGACGCCGGCCGGATCGAGACGCGGCGCGAGGGCGAGACCGTTTTCACCGTCGACATGGGCGAGCCCCGGCTCGACTGGCGCGAAATTCCGCTGGCGCGCGCGGCCGACACGCGCGCCGTGGCGCTGGAGCCCCCCGTTCCGGGCGCGCCCTCGCAATTTTCCGCGGTCAGCATGGGCAATCCGCATGCGGTGTTCTTCGTGCCGGATGCGCGCGCCGTCTCGCTCGAAACGCTGGGCCCGGCGCTTGAAACCCATCCGATCTTTCCCGAGCGCGCCAATATCTCCTTCGCGCAGATCGTCGCCCCAGACGACATTTTGCTGCGCGTCTGGGAGCGAGGCACGGGCGCGACCAAGGCCTGCGGCTCCGCGGCCTGCGCCACGCTCGTCGCCGCCGCGCGCGCCGGATCGAGCGCAAGGCGCGCGCGGCTGCGCCTGCCGGGCGGGGATCTCCATGTCGAATGGCGCGCGGATAACCACGTGATGATGACAGGCCCCGTGGAATTCGAATTCGAGGCGCGGCTGACGACCGCCCTTTTCGAGGGGACGGCAGCGTGA
- a CDS encoding acetoacetate decarboxylase family protein has translation MKNGSFFVPTEQLAGFMKNPEMKNCEGLLLSWETDPAVARRILPPPLELIDPQHPVVSAYVVNIREPTFAPWYMEACIGLLCRYREIPGITLLNLQLSGPGALMGLCTGREGSGLPKKLCERIIVERTDDYARAFVEAKGRRIFDVEVELNPPGMPELAKAAKAKRGAKERGSCFVFTTELRVGSVPADGIMLSRARLLNYDNVNAFEVCEPGAIKSIAMEPSLDDPWAELSVVKPLYGAWSVYSNPILGTSVLAEFQDAEANKLFPYLFAGRFDRSTICPGHQRYGQF, from the coding sequence ATGAAAAACGGCAGTTTCTTCGTCCCGACAGAGCAGCTCGCAGGGTTTATGAAAAACCCGGAAATGAAAAATTGCGAGGGCCTTCTCCTGTCTTGGGAGACCGACCCGGCCGTTGCGCGCCGGATCCTACCCCCACCGCTTGAGCTGATCGACCCGCAGCACCCAGTCGTATCCGCCTATGTGGTTAACATTCGCGAGCCCACATTCGCCCCATGGTACATGGAAGCCTGCATCGGGCTGCTATGCCGCTATCGTGAGATACCCGGCATCACACTACTCAATCTCCAGCTCAGCGGTCCAGGGGCGCTAATGGGGTTGTGCACAGGGCGCGAGGGTTCCGGCCTGCCAAAGAAATTATGCGAGCGGATCATCGTCGAACGCACCGACGATTACGCCCGCGCCTTCGTCGAAGCCAAGGGCAGACGCATCTTCGATGTCGAGGTCGAGCTCAATCCGCCAGGGATGCCAGAACTCGCAAAGGCAGCGAAGGCAAAGCGAGGTGCGAAAGAGAGAGGGAGTTGCTTTGTATTTACCACCGAGCTGAGGGTGGGCAGCGTCCCGGCGGACGGCATCATGCTTTCGAGGGCGCGTCTGCTGAATTACGACAACGTGAACGCTTTTGAAGTCTGTGAGCCCGGTGCGATCAAATCGATCGCCATGGAACCCTCCCTTGACGACCCCTGGGCTGAGCTCTCGGTCGTAAAGCCACTGTATGGCGCGTGGAGCGTGTACTCTAACCCCATCCTGGGCACTTCTGTTCTCGCCGAATTCCAAGACGCCGAGGCCAACAAGCTGTTCCCCTACCTGTTCGCGGGCCGTTTTGACCGCTCCACAATCTGTCCGGGTCACCAACGCTACGGACAGTTCTAA
- a CDS encoding TerC family protein, whose translation MDLQLTIGWEVLEIIWINILLSGDNAILIALACRSLPVKQRRWGVFLGALGGVVLRVIFTLLVVQMMSIPYLKAFGSLLLLFVAVKLLIDETEHSDVKAKPDLIGAVTSIIMADAVMSLDNVLAIAAAARGSTHLIVFGLALSVPIVMFGAGFLLKVLERFPALVWAGAGLLGWVAGDMAATDPALLERLQGFDHASLERALCIGGAVIVLALAFLIQAYRQWRDDQRDGEKRRS comes from the coding sequence ATGGACTTGCAACTCACCATCGGCTGGGAAGTCCTCGAGATCATCTGGATCAATATTCTGCTCTCCGGCGACAACGCGATCCTCATCGCGCTCGCCTGCCGCAGCCTGCCCGTCAAGCAGCGGCGATGGGGCGTGTTTCTGGGCGCGCTCGGCGGCGTCGTCCTGCGCGTGATCTTCACGCTGCTCGTCGTGCAGATGATGAGCATTCCCTATCTGAAAGCGTTCGGCTCGCTGCTCCTGCTCTTCGTCGCGGTGAAGCTGCTCATCGACGAGACGGAACATTCGGACGTAAAGGCCAAACCCGATCTCATTGGCGCGGTGACGTCGATCATCATGGCGGACGCCGTCATGTCGCTCGACAATGTGCTCGCCATCGCGGCCGCGGCGCGCGGCTCCACCCATCTCATCGTCTTCGGCCTCGCGCTCTCCGTTCCGATCGTCATGTTCGGCGCCGGCTTCCTGCTGAAGGTTCTCGAGCGTTTCCCGGCGCTGGTCTGGGCGGGAGCGGGCCTGCTGGGCTGGGTCGCCGGCGACATGGCCGCGACCGACCCGGCGCTTCTCGAAAGACTGCAAGGGTTCGATCATGCCTCGCTCGAACGCGCCCTATGCATCGGCGGCGCGGTCATCGTGCTCGCCCTGGCCTTTCTGATACAGGCCTATCGCCAGTGGCGGGACGATCAGCGCGACGGGGAAAAGCGTCGCAGCTAG
- a CDS encoding SDR family NAD(P)-dependent oxidoreductase, with the protein MISKKETPMSTPSDYYKDKVAVVTGAASGIGLALVETMLSYGAKKVIMADFNDENLNREAARLKLAYPDKVLGLHCNVTKEDDVRQMIHKAEEFGGRIDLLFNNAGAGLAGAFDQLTNDDWAKAFALNFYGALYGVRAVLPILRKQGGGHIVNIISGIAFYPMPEQTMYAATKAALNGMTLALRAELWDEAIRVTSATPGTTATAIFQGKAMPPTAQTPELSAQAILAGVAKNERLVIGDRLALGEKGDAVSARYGLNPDFSDMWDKILAEAARKRRAGEVAL; encoded by the coding sequence GTGATTTCGAAGAAGGAAACACCCATGAGCACTCCGAGTGACTATTACAAAGACAAAGTCGCAGTCGTAACCGGCGCGGCGTCCGGCATCGGCTTGGCCCTTGTGGAGACAATGCTCTCCTATGGCGCCAAGAAAGTGATCATGGCCGACTTCAATGACGAGAATCTCAATCGCGAAGCGGCTCGATTAAAGTTGGCTTACCCTGACAAGGTTCTGGGGCTGCACTGCAATGTGACGAAGGAAGATGACGTCCGCCAAATGATCCATAAGGCCGAAGAGTTCGGCGGGCGGATCGACCTGCTATTCAACAATGCGGGCGCCGGTCTAGCCGGGGCGTTCGATCAGCTCACCAATGACGACTGGGCCAAGGCCTTCGCGCTCAATTTCTACGGTGCGCTCTATGGCGTCCGCGCCGTGCTGCCGATCCTGCGCAAGCAAGGCGGCGGCCACATCGTCAATATTATTTCGGGCATCGCCTTCTATCCGATGCCAGAACAAACAATGTATGCCGCCACCAAGGCGGCGCTGAACGGCATGACGCTCGCCCTGCGCGCCGAGCTCTGGGATGAAGCCATTCGCGTCACCTCCGCGACGCCGGGCACGACTGCCACGGCGATCTTCCAGGGCAAAGCGATGCCTCCCACGGCCCAGACTCCGGAACTGTCTGCGCAGGCGATCCTGGCCGGCGTGGCGAAGAACGAGCGGCTCGTAATCGGAGACAGGCTAGCGCTTGGCGAAAAAGGGGACGCTGTTAGCGCAAGATACGGCCTCAATCCCGATTTTTCGGACATGTGGGACAAAATCCTGGCCGAGGCGGCCCGAAAGCGCCGCGCTGGCGAGGTGGCTCTCTGA
- a CDS encoding MiaB/RimO family radical SAM methylthiotransferase, with protein sequence MSAPARQGKTITFGCRLNMVDSEELARQHAGAPDTFVVNTCAVTSEATRQARQAIRRLHRDRPEARIVVAGCAARIDPESFAAMPGVAEVVAEQPENRAAAAEEGTRGFLAVQNGCDHSCTFCIIPAGRGAARSVSPQEAVAQARALVERGKQEIVLTGVDLTSYDAGGLKLGGLVRRLLREVKDLARLRLSSIDCIEVDDDLLAALEEEERLCPHLHLSLQSGDDLILKRMKRRHSRADAIRFCDDMRAARPDIVFGADFIAGFPTETEEMFAGTLALVADCGLTHLHVFPFSPRPGTPAARMPQVARDVARARAARLREAGEQALMRHLEAQRGKTLRLLVERGGMARAADFTLARTPGLDPGRMIDARVTAHDGRALEVDLDPA encoded by the coding sequence GTGAGCGCCCCGGCGCGACAGGGGAAGACGATTACCTTCGGCTGCCGGCTGAACATGGTGGATTCCGAAGAGCTGGCGCGCCAGCACGCGGGCGCGCCCGACACATTCGTCGTCAACACCTGCGCCGTCACCAGCGAGGCGACGCGACAGGCGCGGCAAGCCATCCGCCGCCTGCATCGCGACAGGCCAGAGGCGCGGATCGTCGTCGCCGGCTGCGCGGCGCGCATCGATCCCGAAAGCTTCGCGGCCATGCCGGGCGTCGCCGAGGTCGTCGCCGAGCAGCCGGAAAACCGCGCGGCGGCCGCGGAGGAAGGCACGCGCGGCTTCCTCGCCGTACAGAATGGCTGCGATCACAGTTGCACCTTCTGCATCATTCCGGCCGGGCGTGGGGCCGCGCGATCGGTGTCGCCGCAGGAGGCGGTGGCGCAGGCGCGCGCGCTCGTCGAGAGGGGCAAGCAGGAGATCGTGCTCACCGGCGTCGACCTCACGAGCTACGACGCCGGTGGCCTGAAGCTCGGCGGACTCGTGCGCCGCCTGCTGCGCGAGGTGAAGGACCTCGCCCGACTGCGCCTCTCCTCCATCGACTGCATCGAGGTCGACGACGATCTCCTCGCCGCGCTCGAGGAGGAAGAGCGCCTGTGCCCGCACCTGCATCTCTCGCTTCAGTCCGGCGACGATCTCATCCTCAAGCGCATGAAGCGGCGCCATTCGCGCGCCGACGCCATCCGCTTTTGTGACGACATGCGCGCCGCCCGGCCCGACATCGTCTTCGGCGCCGACTTCATCGCGGGCTTTCCGACGGAGACGGAAGAAATGTTCGCCGGGACGCTGGCGCTCGTCGCCGACTGCGGCCTCACGCATCTCCATGTCTTCCCCTTCTCGCCGCGACCCGGCACGCCGGCGGCGCGCATGCCGCAGGTCGCGCGCGACGTCGCCAGGGCGCGAGCGGCGCGGCTGCGGGAAGCAGGCGAACAGGCGCTCATGCGCCATCTCGAGGCGCAGCGGGGAAAGACCCTGCGCCTGCTCGTCGAACGCGGCGGCATGGCGCGCGCGGCGGATTTCACGCTGGCGCGCACGCCGGGCCTCGACCCCGGCCGCATGATAGATGCGCGCGTGACGGCGCACGACGGACGCGCGCTCGAGGTCGACCTCGATCCCGCCTGA
- a CDS encoding GNAT family N-acetyltransferase, which produces MDRESAVRHNPQKSRFELLVDGELAIADYVLRDGVMDFTHTETPPALQGRGIASQLVGGALRSAQEQGLKIRASCSFVAAFLKQHPEFAHLQG; this is translated from the coding sequence ATGGATCGGGAAAGCGCGGTGCGCCACAACCCTCAAAAGAGCCGCTTCGAACTGTTGGTCGACGGCGAGCTGGCGATCGCAGACTATGTTCTGCGCGATGGGGTAATGGATTTCACCCACACCGAAACGCCCCCCGCGCTACAGGGCCGAGGCATTGCCTCGCAGCTTGTGGGGGGCGCGCTGCGCTCGGCGCAGGAGCAGGGGCTCAAGATAAGGGCGAGCTGCTCCTTCGTTGCGGCTTTCCTGAAGCAGCATCCAGAGTTTGCCCATTTGCAGGGGTGA
- a CDS encoding PRC-barrel domain-containing protein has translation MGTAMQGGNLISSENVEGTAVYDPSGNKIGQIDHLMIDKVSGVIRYAIMTFGGFLGIGEGEHPLPWKAFKYDTNLGGYVTSVTEDQLKNAPEYTDQSWSDRNWEERLHQHFGSRPYWEESGAGSMGSSASAQSGRGTDQTAGF, from the coding sequence ATGGGAACGGCGATGCAAGGCGGCAATCTGATCTCCAGCGAGAACGTCGAAGGCACGGCCGTTTATGATCCTTCCGGCAACAAGATCGGTCAGATCGACCACCTGATGATCGACAAGGTCTCGGGCGTCATCCGCTATGCGATCATGACGTTCGGCGGCTTCCTCGGCATCGGCGAGGGTGAGCATCCGCTGCCGTGGAAGGCTTTCAAATACGACACGAACCTCGGCGGATATGTGACGAGCGTCACCGAGGACCAGCTCAAGAATGCGCCGGAATACACGGATCAGAGCTGGTCGGATCGCAATTGGGAAGAGCGTCTTCATCAGCATTTCGGCTCGCGTCCCTATTGGGAAGAGAGCGGCGCCGGCTCCATGGGCTCCTCCGCGAGCGCACAGTCAGGCCGTGGAACCGACCAGACCGCCGGGTTCTGA
- a CDS encoding GyrI-like domain-containing protein encodes MDEEPGLIDSLRTHWRPLAIFTLLVAAAAIFAERRFAAVPEEGAEKPAAATPAVKPEAASPQAQDEAAKPATPDAAPAVASETVTVDARPAAILKGQGKWEGAAKTLSEAIRKLNAAVAKAGLTVNGRTIAVFTKTDDTGFTFEAMAPLGAAPEGKPKLADGVEIGSSPSGKAMKFQHRGAYDEIDATYEAIAAYLDEKGLDTKDLIIEEYLNDFKGDDAEVDVDIYVFLK; translated from the coding sequence ATGGACGAGGAACCCGGTCTGATCGACAGCTTGCGGACGCATTGGCGGCCGCTGGCGATTTTCACGCTGCTGGTCGCGGCGGCGGCGATCTTCGCCGAGCGCCGCTTCGCCGCCGTTCCCGAGGAAGGGGCGGAGAAACCGGCCGCCGCGACGCCGGCCGTAAAGCCCGAGGCCGCTTCGCCGCAGGCGCAGGACGAGGCCGCGAAGCCCGCGACGCCCGACGCCGCGCCCGCGGTCGCGAGCGAGACGGTCACGGTCGACGCCCGGCCGGCGGCGATCCTGAAGGGCCAGGGCAAATGGGAGGGCGCCGCCAAGACGCTTTCCGAGGCGATCCGGAAGCTCAACGCCGCCGTCGCAAAGGCGGGCCTCACGGTCAATGGCCGGACCATCGCCGTCTTCACCAAGACGGACGATACGGGCTTCACCTTCGAGGCCATGGCTCCGCTCGGCGCCGCGCCCGAAGGCAAGCCCAAGCTCGCCGACGGGGTGGAGATCGGCTCATCGCCCTCGGGCAAGGCGATGAAATTCCAGCATCGCGGCGCCTATGACGAGATCGACGCCACTTATGAGGCGATCGCCGCCTATCTCGACGAGAAGGGGCTCGACACCAAGGACCTCATCATCGAGGAGTATCTGAACGATTTCAAAGGCGACGACGCCGAAGTGGATGTCGATATCTACGTCTTCCTGAAATAG
- a CDS encoding ABC-F family ATP-binding cassette domain-containing protein encodes MLTINDLTYRIGDRLIFDHAGVFLPGRCRAGFVGRNGAGKTTLFRLIAGEISAESGSISLPARTRLGRVEQEAPGGPTRLIDFVLAADLERAELLARAETAHDAHDIADIQTRLADIDAHSAPARAAAILHGLGFDDAAQRRPLSEFSGGWRMRVALAAVLFSQPDLLLLDEPTNYLDLEGTLWLVDYLARYPASVLVISHDRDLLDAVATHILHLERGKLALYKGDYSSFEKQRREAQLIAAKGARKQEERRKHLQDFVDRFRAKATKARQAQSRLKMLEKMEPVAAIVDDSVLPIHLPSPEKPLSPPIVALERVSVGYGARVVLSRLTLSLSNDDRIGLLGANGNGKSTFAKLLGGRLSPMDGRTVRAAKLEAGFFAQHQIDDLNEEDTPYLVFSRLMPDAPEARVRSRAAQTGFSGARADTKVAHLSGGEKARLLLGVASFNAPHLLILDEPTNHLDIDSRAALIEAINEYEGAVVLVSHDRYLLEACADRLWLVDEGTVRPFDGDMDDYARLVLSKTKGEEPKREAVPASSSAAPKRRDAGQMRRKLAAAEEKVEKFAGLLARVDEALAAPDAFTRNPQEAAKLAAQREELARALASAEEQWLELASDAESA; translated from the coding sequence ATGCTCACCATCAACGACCTTACCTACCGGATTGGCGACCGGCTCATATTCGACCATGCGGGCGTCTTTCTCCCGGGGCGATGCCGCGCCGGCTTCGTCGGCCGCAACGGCGCCGGCAAGACCACGCTCTTCCGCCTGATCGCCGGCGAAATCTCGGCCGAGTCCGGCTCCATCTCCCTGCCCGCGCGCACGCGGCTCGGCCGCGTGGAGCAGGAGGCGCCCGGCGGGCCGACGCGCCTCATCGATTTCGTGCTGGCGGCGGATCTTGAACGCGCGGAGCTCCTGGCCCGCGCCGAGACCGCCCATGACGCCCATGACATCGCCGACATCCAGACCCGCCTGGCGGACATCGACGCCCATTCCGCGCCGGCCCGCGCCGCGGCGATTCTCCATGGTCTCGGCTTCGACGACGCCGCCCAGCGCCGGCCCCTGTCGGAATTCTCGGGCGGCTGGCGCATGCGCGTCGCGCTGGCGGCGGTGCTCTTCTCCCAGCCCGATTTGCTGCTGCTCGACGAGCCGACGAACTATCTCGACCTCGAGGGCACTCTGTGGCTCGTGGATTATCTCGCGCGCTACCCCGCGAGCGTGCTGGTCATCAGCCACGATCGCGATCTGCTCGACGCCGTCGCGACGCATATTCTGCATCTCGAGCGCGGCAAGCTCGCCCTCTACAAGGGCGACTATTCATCCTTCGAGAAACAGCGGCGCGAGGCGCAACTCATCGCCGCCAAGGGCGCGCGGAAACAGGAGGAGCGGCGCAAGCATCTCCAGGATTTCGTCGATCGTTTCCGCGCCAAGGCCACCAAGGCGCGGCAGGCGCAGTCGCGCCTCAAGATGCTCGAGAAGATGGAGCCCGTCGCCGCCATCGTCGACGACAGCGTCCTTCCCATCCACCTGCCCTCGCCCGAAAAGCCGCTCTCACCGCCGATCGTGGCGCTGGAGCGGGTTTCCGTCGGCTATGGCGCGCGCGTCGTGCTCTCGCGCCTGACGCTGTCGCTCTCCAACGACGACCGCATCGGCCTTCTCGGCGCCAATGGCAATGGCAAATCCACCTTCGCCAAATTGCTCGGCGGACGGCTTTCGCCGATGGACGGCCGAACGGTCCGCGCCGCGAAGCTCGAAGCCGGCTTCTTCGCGCAGCACCAGATCGACGATCTCAACGAAGAGGACACGCCCTATCTCGTCTTCTCGCGGCTGATGCCGGACGCGCCGGAGGCGCGCGTGCGGTCGCGGGCGGCGCAGACCGGATTTTCCGGCGCGCGCGCGGACACCAAGGTCGCGCATCTCTCGGGCGGCGAGAAGGCGCGCCTCCTTCTCGGGGTCGCCTCCTTCAACGCCCCCCATTTGCTGATTCTGGACGAGCCCACCAACCATCTGGACATCGACAGCCGCGCCGCCCTGATCGAGGCGATCAATGAATATGAGGGCGCGGTGGTGCTGGTGTCGCATGATCGCTATCTGCTCGAAGCCTGCGCCGACCGGCTCTGGCTCGTGGACGAAGGGACCGTGCGTCCCTTCGACGGCGACATGGATGATTATGCGCGCCTCGTTCTGTCGAAGACCAAGGGCGAGGAGCCCAAGCGCGAAGCGGTCCCCGCATCGTCCTCCGCCGCGCCGAAGCGCCGGGACGCCGGACAGATGAGGCGCAAGCTCGCGGCCGCGGAGGAGAAGGTCGAAAAATTCGCCGGCCTCCTGGCTCGCGTGGACGAGGCGCTTGCGGCCCCCGACGCCTTCACGCGCAACCCCCAGGAGGCGGCGAAGCTCGCGGCGCAGCGCGAGGAGCTCGCCCGCGCGCTCGCCAGCGCGGAAGAGCAATGGCTGGAGCTGGCCAGCGACGCGGAGTCGGCCTGA